The Cellulophaga sp. L1A9 genome window below encodes:
- a CDS encoding HAMP domain-containing sensor histidine kinase, with protein MKKNEKTLTPKLIKKLWLAFVLIIVLMGASYIIITAYLANKYNEETTQRINANTANHVINEKFQKESPFLEDGSVNKALFGDLMHDMMAVNHSIEVYLLNKSGTVLYSVVLDHSGNAPMQSVSLAPINYFINTKGEKYVLGDDPRNHEEQNIFSVAPFNIDGREGFIYIILAGKDFQVVSDNLLGQYFMKLGLGATLLTMFFAALIALLSIWFLTKNLLLITKTVRSFQEGDLDARIENPDTSDIAILANSFNEMADTIVDNMDKMKSVDLLRRELIANVSHDLRTPLAILKGYVETLQMKNETLSENDKKEYLQITHDNIDKLSKLINQLFEYSKLEAEQVSPIKEPFSITELSHDLIAKFKVLADKKNISLKLNNPEDNCLVFADVSLVERALQNLIENALKYTEDNGTVTLSLLKKGKNIEINISDTGTGIAVSELPYIFDRYKQVDKSTKKQGYGLGLAIVKKIMDLHDTTITVLSKPKEGSSFIFNLPAYQVN; from the coding sequence ATGAAAAAAAACGAAAAAACGCTTACTCCTAAATTGATAAAAAAACTATGGCTAGCCTTTGTTTTAATTATTGTTTTAATGGGCGCTTCTTACATTATTATTACAGCTTATTTAGCGAATAAATATAATGAAGAAACTACCCAACGCATAAATGCCAATACGGCAAATCATGTAATCAATGAAAAATTCCAGAAGGAATCTCCCTTTTTAGAAGACGGTAGTGTTAACAAAGCGCTGTTTGGTGATTTAATGCATGATATGATGGCTGTTAACCATAGTATCGAGGTTTACTTGTTAAATAAATCTGGAACTGTACTTTATTCGGTTGTATTAGACCATAGTGGCAATGCACCTATGCAATCTGTTTCATTAGCACCTATTAACTATTTTATAAACACAAAAGGTGAAAAATATGTTTTAGGCGATGATCCAAGAAACCACGAAGAACAGAATATTTTTTCAGTAGCACCTTTTAATATTGATGGTAGAGAAGGGTTTATCTATATAATTTTAGCAGGAAAAGATTTTCAAGTAGTAAGTGATAATCTTTTGGGACAATATTTCATGAAACTTGGCTTGGGTGCCACATTATTAACTATGTTTTTTGCCGCTTTGATTGCCTTATTAAGCATCTGGTTTTTGACAAAAAATTTGCTATTAATTACCAAAACTGTTAGAAGTTTCCAAGAAGGAGATTTAGATGCTCGCATAGAAAATCCTGATACATCTGATATTGCAATTTTAGCTAATTCTTTCAATGAAATGGCAGATACCATAGTAGATAACATGGATAAAATGAAATCTGTAGATCTACTCAGAAGAGAACTAATTGCCAATGTTTCGCATGATTTACGAACCCCACTAGCTATTCTAAAAGGGTATGTTGAAACATTGCAAATGAAAAATGAAACTTTATCGGAAAATGATAAAAAGGAATACCTCCAAATTACCCATGATAATATAGACAAGCTTTCAAAGCTTATAAATCAATTGTTTGAATATTCTAAATTAGAAGCTGAGCAGGTTAGCCCGATAAAAGAACCTTTTTCTATAACAGAACTTTCGCATGATTTAATTGCGAAATTTAAAGTATTGGCAGATAAAAAGAATATAAGCCTTAAACTTAACAATCCCGAAGACAATTGTTTGGTTTTTGCCGATGTAAGCTTGGTGGAGAGAGCCTTACAAAACCTCATAGAGAATGCTTTGAAATATACAGAAGATAATGGTACTGTAACGCTTTCCTTACTCAAGAAAGGAAAAAATATTGAAATTAATATTAGTGATACGGGAACAGGAATTGCAGTAAGTGAATTGCCGTATATTTTTGACCGTTACAAGCAAGTGGACAAAAGCACTAAGAAACAAGGATATGGCTTAGGCCTAGCTATAGTTAAAAAAATTATGGACTTACATGATACCACCATTACAGTATTGAGTAAACCCAAAGAAGGAAGTTCTTTTATTTTTAACCTACCTGCGTATCAGGTAAACTAA
- a CDS encoding magnesium chelatase, with translation MKLKYNEINTLGELKKAGYLSKSIKDELRDNLRDKIKKGEETFTGVWGYENSVIPELERAILSRHNINLLGLRGQAKTRLARLMVNLLDENIPVVGGSEINDDPLKPMSRYAMELIKEKGDATPITWLHRSERFSEKLATPDVTVADLIGDVDPIKAANLKLSYADDRVIHFGMIPRANRCIFVINELPDLQARIQVSLFNILQEGDIQIRGFKLRLPLDIQFVFTANPEDYTNRGSIVTPLKDRIGSQILTHYPEDIETARKITEQESKLDTRQTDAVYVPDVAKDLLEQISFEARESEYVDAKSGVSARTSITAFENLLSTAERRALLTGADSTMVRLSDFLGIIPSITGKIELVYEGEQEGADGVAAILIDDAVKTLFPKYFPEINKLEKKGEETPYDELLHWFFQGDGFELLDEYTDEEYKRALDDIPALNQLIKEYQPEYAKKDIYFLKELLLWGLVAYKKLNKNRFEEGYQFKDMYSSFFNDL, from the coding sequence ATGAAACTAAAGTATAACGAAATAAACACTTTGGGTGAGCTAAAAAAAGCGGGTTACCTAAGTAAAAGTATAAAAGATGAGCTTAGAGATAATCTAAGAGATAAAATAAAAAAAGGAGAAGAAACCTTTACAGGAGTTTGGGGGTATGAAAATTCTGTAATCCCAGAATTAGAAAGAGCCATTCTGTCAAGGCATAATATTAATTTATTAGGTTTAAGGGGGCAAGCAAAAACAAGGTTGGCACGTTTGATGGTGAATTTGTTAGATGAAAATATCCCTGTAGTTGGTGGATCAGAAATTAATGACGATCCGTTAAAGCCAATGTCTCGCTATGCCATGGAATTAATCAAAGAAAAAGGCGATGCCACTCCTATTACTTGGCTACACCGAAGTGAGCGTTTTTCTGAGAAATTAGCAACGCCAGATGTTACGGTAGCAGATTTGATTGGGGATGTAGACCCTATTAAAGCGGCAAATTTAAAATTATCCTATGCCGATGATCGTGTAATTCATTTTGGAATGATACCTAGAGCCAACAGATGTATTTTTGTGATTAATGAATTGCCAGATTTACAAGCTCGGATCCAAGTATCTTTATTCAATATTTTACAAGAAGGAGACATTCAGATCCGTGGTTTTAAATTGCGTTTGCCTTTAGATATTCAGTTCGTATTTACGGCAAACCCTGAAGATTATACCAATAGAGGGAGTATTGTAACTCCTCTAAAAGATAGAATTGGTTCACAGATTTTAACCCATTATCCAGAAGATATTGAAACGGCTCGTAAAATTACAGAACAAGAATCTAAGTTAGATACACGACAAACAGATGCCGTTTATGTGCCAGACGTTGCAAAAGATTTGTTAGAGCAAATTAGCTTTGAAGCGCGTGAAAGCGAATATGTAGATGCAAAAAGTGGGGTGAGTGCCCGTACGAGTATTACGGCTTTTGAGAATTTATTGAGTACAGCAGAGCGTAGAGCATTACTAACGGGTGCGGACAGTACAATGGTTCGTTTGAGTGATTTTCTTGGGATTATTCCTTCTATTACAGGTAAAATAGAATTGGTGTATGAAGGGGAGCAAGAAGGGGCAGATGGCGTTGCTGCCATTTTAATTGACGATGCCGTTAAAACTTTATTTCCGAAGTATTTCCCTGAAATAAATAAGTTAGAGAAAAAAGGAGAAGAAACACCTTATGATGAATTGTTGCATTGGTTTTTTCAAGGAGACGGTTTTGAACTTCTAGATGAGTATACCGATGAAGAATATAAGAGAGCTTTAGATGATATTCCAGCATTAAATCAGTTAATAAAAGAATATCAACCAGAATATGCTAAGAAAGATATTTATTTCTTAAAAGAATTATTGCTTTGGGGCCTTGTGGCTTATAAGAAGTTGAATAAAAATCGTTTTGAAGAAGGCTATCAATTTAAAGATATGTATAGTAGTTTTTTTAACGATTTGTAA
- a CDS encoding VWA domain-containing protein, translated as MAMNTRKGFRFATYEAPDLTPFEKLFDIFQELITHTSGDVDEALDWLRELDKEYELTDENYTIDDFIEDLKAKGYLQEEFKDGGGEGTDGDESTKGGDLSITAKMERIIRQRALDQIFGKLKRNGAGNHKTGKSGQGDEHTGELREYRYGDGLDRISMTESIKNAQISSGIGEFSLNEDDLVVEDTHYKAQMSTVLMIDISHSMILYGEDRITPAKKVAMALAELITTRYPKDTLDILVFGNDAWPIPIKDLPYLKVGPYHTNTVAGLQLAMDMLRRKRNTNKQIFMITDGKPSCLRMPDGSYYKNSVGLDDFIVEKCYNMARQARKHHIPITTFMIAQDPYLMQFIRHFTEANKGKAFFTGLKGLGEMIFEDYEANRKKRLK; from the coding sequence ATGGCTATGAATACAAGAAAAGGGTTCCGGTTTGCGACCTATGAAGCGCCGGACCTAACTCCCTTTGAAAAACTTTTTGATATTTTTCAAGAACTGATTACGCATACTTCTGGAGATGTTGATGAGGCATTAGATTGGTTGCGTGAGTTGGATAAGGAGTACGAACTTACCGATGAGAATTATACAATAGATGATTTTATCGAAGACCTGAAAGCAAAAGGGTATTTACAGGAAGAATTTAAAGATGGAGGAGGAGAAGGTACTGATGGGGATGAATCCACCAAGGGTGGCGATTTATCGATTACTGCAAAAATGGAACGTATTATAAGACAACGTGCATTAGATCAGATTTTCGGAAAATTGAAACGGAATGGTGCAGGCAATCATAAAACTGGAAAATCTGGGCAAGGAGATGAGCATACCGGTGAATTAAGAGAATATCGTTATGGTGATGGTTTAGATCGTATTTCAATGACGGAGAGTATTAAAAATGCTCAGATTAGCAGTGGTATAGGAGAGTTTTCTTTAAATGAAGATGACTTGGTAGTAGAAGATACCCACTACAAAGCGCAGATGAGTACAGTGTTAATGATAGATATTAGCCATAGTATGATATTGTATGGCGAGGATCGTATTACACCTGCAAAAAAAGTGGCAATGGCACTGGCGGAGTTAATTACCACACGGTACCCTAAAGACACGCTAGATATTTTGGTTTTTGGTAACGATGCGTGGCCAATTCCTATTAAAGATCTTCCTTATCTAAAGGTAGGACCGTATCATACAAATACGGTTGCTGGTCTTCAATTGGCAATGGACATGCTTCGTAGAAAACGGAATACAAACAAGCAAATTTTTATGATCACAGATGGTAAACCAAGTTGTTTGCGAATGCCAGACGGTAGTTATTATAAAAACAGTGTAGGTTTAGATGATTTTATTGTAGAGAAATGTTACAATATGGCACGCCAGGCAAGGAAACACCATATCCCAATTACCACTTTTATGATTGCACAAGATCCTTATTTAATGCAGTTCATAAGGCATTTTACGGAGGCAAATAAAGGAAAAGCCTTTTTTACAGGTCTCAAAGGTTTGGGAGAAATGATTTTTGAAGATTATGAAGCAAATAGAAAAAAACGTTTGAAGTAA
- a CDS encoding DUF1853 family protein produces MNVAQVKGFLQTQELWNDTFNDIPQFNFPEINLTDFSLQTVPQNIRLGHQIEYLFQQLIAHSTSYKTLVFNQPIRNENRTIGEIDFILQNTKNQEVTHVELTYKFYIIDTAISDEMHQLVGPNRKDAFYEKIQKIKHKQFTLLKTKEALQFLESKCINPNKISSKTCFKAQLFKPYYKEVTLNTLNKNCIVGCWLRFNELESPEFKENHFHLLNKQDWIITPTAAIAWKTHQAILIDIQRSHERKQAPMLWMKDKNNELQKIFIVWW; encoded by the coding sequence ATGAATGTAGCACAAGTAAAAGGTTTCTTACAGACCCAAGAGTTATGGAATGACACCTTTAATGATATTCCTCAATTTAATTTTCCAGAAATTAATTTAACTGACTTCTCCCTTCAGACGGTTCCGCAAAATATTAGATTAGGGCATCAAATTGAATATCTATTTCAACAACTAATCGCCCATTCTACTTCGTATAAAACTTTAGTGTTTAACCAGCCTATTCGCAATGAGAACAGAACCATCGGGGAAATAGATTTTATCTTACAAAACACTAAAAATCAAGAAGTAACACATGTTGAACTAACGTATAAATTTTATATTATTGACACCGCTATTTCCGATGAAATGCATCAATTAGTTGGTCCAAACCGAAAAGATGCATTCTATGAAAAAATTCAGAAAATTAAGCACAAACAATTCACTCTTTTAAAAACGAAAGAAGCCTTACAGTTTCTAGAATCAAAGTGTATAAACCCGAATAAGATAAGCTCAAAAACATGTTTTAAAGCACAATTATTTAAACCCTATTATAAGGAAGTAACTCTTAATACCTTAAATAAAAATTGTATTGTTGGTTGCTGGTTGCGCTTCAATGAACTAGAATCGCCTGAATTTAAAGAAAATCACTTTCATCTACTCAATAAACAAGATTGGATTATAACTCCAACAGCTGCTATAGCATGGAAAACACACCAAGCTATCCTGATAGACATTCAAAGATCGCATGAACGAAAACAAGCTCCCATGTTATGGATGAAAGATAAAAATAATGAGCTTCAAAAAATTTTTATCGTGTGGTGGTAG
- a CDS encoding LysR family transcriptional regulator, with the protein MDNKLKIFKSVAYHSSFTKAAEQLFISQPAISKAIRNLEDEYNTTFFIRKRNSIELTEDGKSFLIYVNRILEVYSEIENQFIHKDNQLPDVIKFGASTTLASYIIPKIIAQFRTQYPKTSFQIESDNSDHIEALILNQQLDFGITEGKNTNPKLNFKKFIKDEIVLVTSEKNTQFPKGTITLKKLQELPIIERESGSGTREIIYEALLDQNIKSLNVAVTLNSTEAIKNYLYYSDAYALLSIHAVREDLITNKLKIIDLKGFSMERWFYFVSRTGYKSSLMDYFERFVQNNYNF; encoded by the coding sequence ATGGATAATAAACTTAAGATATTTAAATCTGTTGCATACCACTCCAGTTTTACAAAAGCTGCTGAACAGTTATTTATTTCTCAACCGGCAATCTCTAAGGCCATACGGAACTTAGAAGATGAATATAACACTACTTTTTTTATAAGAAAGCGCAACTCCATTGAACTTACGGAGGACGGAAAATCTTTTTTAATCTATGTAAATAGAATACTAGAGGTCTATTCTGAAATTGAAAATCAGTTTATACACAAAGACAACCAGCTGCCCGATGTTATAAAATTTGGAGCAAGCACCACCTTAGCCAGCTATATCATCCCCAAAATTATTGCCCAATTCAGAACTCAGTATCCAAAAACAAGTTTTCAAATTGAAAGTGATAACTCTGATCATATTGAAGCACTCATCCTAAACCAACAATTAGATTTCGGAATCACAGAAGGGAAAAATACGAATCCGAAACTCAATTTTAAAAAATTTATTAAAGATGAAATTGTTTTAGTGACTAGTGAAAAGAACACACAATTTCCTAAGGGAACTATCACTTTAAAAAAGCTCCAAGAACTACCTATTATTGAACGTGAGTCTGGATCCGGAACACGTGAAATAATCTATGAAGCTTTACTAGATCAAAATATAAAGTCATTAAATGTAGCCGTAACCCTGAATAGCACAGAGGCCATTAAAAATTACTTATATTATTCTGATGCCTATGCTTTACTCTCCATTCACGCCGTTCGAGAAGATTTAATCACGAACAAACTCAAGATTATTGACCTTAAAGGGTTTTCAATGGAACGATGGTTTTATTTTGTATCTAGAACGGGCTATAAATCTAGTCTTATGGATTACTTTGAACGATTTGTTCAAAACAACTATAACTTTTAG
- a CDS encoding YeiH family protein: MKAVLAPLLFISILIAAMLGFINSPTALFLGFTFSLLFKNPIKKYSQNAIQILLKVSIIGLGFGMYIKDTLATSKEGLGLTFFSIVLTVSLGFLLTRLLKIEVKLGHLITSGTSICGGSAIAAISPVIRANGKTISVALGVVFTLNAIALFIFPALGHLFGLNQHQFGLWCAIAIHDTSSVVGAALGYGDEALRIATTVKLSRTLWIIPLSVLSMFVFKTKGERIKIPYFILLFLIAIVVNSYHLLPEVATHSIVSLSKKLLILTLFLVGTSISIKDLKATGYKPILLAFCLWIFIAVFSFLYITY; encoded by the coding sequence ATGAAAGCTGTATTAGCCCCATTACTTTTTATAAGTATTTTAATTGCTGCAATGCTAGGCTTTATCAATAGCCCTACTGCATTATTCTTAGGCTTTACCTTTTCACTGCTCTTTAAAAATCCAATTAAAAAATACAGTCAAAATGCCATTCAGATACTTTTAAAAGTGTCAATCATTGGGCTGGGCTTTGGCATGTACATAAAAGACACCTTAGCAACAAGTAAAGAAGGATTAGGCCTAACCTTTTTCTCCATTGTACTTACGGTTAGTTTAGGTTTTTTATTAACTCGATTATTAAAGATTGAGGTAAAACTTGGGCATTTAATTACCTCAGGAACATCAATTTGTGGTGGTAGTGCAATTGCTGCAATTTCTCCTGTCATTCGTGCCAATGGCAAAACCATTAGTGTAGCACTAGGTGTTGTATTCACCCTAAATGCCATTGCTTTGTTTATTTTCCCTGCTTTAGGACACCTATTTGGTCTTAACCAACACCAGTTTGGTCTTTGGTGCGCTATAGCCATTCATGATACAAGTTCTGTAGTTGGCGCTGCATTAGGTTATGGTGATGAAGCTTTGCGGATAGCAACTACCGTTAAACTATCGAGAACACTTTGGATTATTCCATTATCCGTGCTATCTATGTTTGTTTTTAAAACCAAAGGAGAACGTATAAAAATCCCTTATTTTATTCTCCTTTTCCTCATTGCCATTGTTGTTAATAGCTATCATCTTCTACCAGAAGTTGCCACACATTCTATTGTATCACTTTCTAAAAAATTACTAATTCTAACGCTCTTTTTAGTGGGTACTTCAATTTCTATAAAAGATCTTAAAGCAACAGGATACAAACCTATTCTTTTGGCTTTCTGCTTATGGATTTTTATTGCAGTATTTTCATTTTTATACATTACTTATTAA
- a CDS encoding glycosyltransferase family 2 protein, producing MKTGTITLKELYSTVNNKFLSGDKPSSPINFWAIAVLISSFALMIGAGYVVYLLQADFEQFNFERLNTSWGFAFFIVAASLFFFKVTFFLYNLFLYFKYKPIASVSDEELPTCTVIVPAYNEGKQVWATLKSLAKSDYPEHKLQLLAIDDGSKDDTWKWMQEAKRVLGDRVTILQQPKNMGKRHALYRGFNLGTGEIFITVDSDSVVNTDTLRNLVSPFIVDEKCGAVAGNIQVLNNERAILPKMLNVSFVMSFEFKRSAESSLDSVLCTPGALAAYRAEAVFNCLPEWINQTFMGQPSDIGEDRAMTNMILKQGYHVLFQRNAFAYTNVPEKYTGLYKMFIRWGRSNVRENIAMSQYVFTNFREGSKFGSRLLFISQALKIIMTYPFLLFMLFFIITHPILFVSSTLLSILVVSTFPVLFYAKRYSLSQAFWAYSYSILFTFGLFWITPYAIATASRRGWLTREIAA from the coding sequence ATGAAAACAGGAACAATTACGTTAAAAGAATTATATTCCACAGTAAACAATAAATTTTTAAGTGGAGACAAGCCATCTAGTCCTATTAATTTTTGGGCTATTGCGGTGCTTATAAGTTCGTTTGCTTTAATGATTGGAGCAGGTTACGTTGTTTACTTATTACAAGCAGATTTTGAGCAATTTAATTTTGAAAGACTAAACACAAGTTGGGGCTTTGCATTTTTTATAGTTGCAGCTTCTTTGTTTTTCTTTAAAGTTACTTTCTTCTTATATAACTTATTTCTTTACTTTAAGTACAAGCCTATAGCCTCAGTAAGTGATGAAGAGTTGCCAACATGTACGGTAATTGTACCTGCTTATAATGAAGGAAAGCAAGTTTGGGCTACTTTAAAGAGTTTAGCAAAAAGTGACTATCCGGAACATAAACTACAATTATTAGCTATTGATGATGGTAGTAAAGATGATACTTGGAAATGGATGCAAGAGGCAAAAAGAGTCTTAGGAGACCGAGTAACAATTTTACAACAGCCAAAAAACATGGGAAAACGCCATGCGTTATACCGTGGTTTTAATTTAGGAACAGGAGAAATTTTCATTACAGTAGATAGTGATTCTGTGGTAAACACAGATACGCTTCGTAATTTAGTGAGTCCGTTTATTGTAGATGAAAAATGTGGCGCTGTAGCTGGTAATATTCAAGTATTGAATAATGAAAGAGCTATTCTGCCTAAAATGCTGAACGTGAGTTTTGTAATGAGTTTTGAATTCAAACGTTCTGCAGAGAGTAGTTTAGATTCTGTACTTTGTACTCCAGGTGCATTAGCAGCTTATAGAGCAGAAGCAGTTTTTAATTGCTTGCCAGAATGGATCAATCAAACCTTCATGGGGCAACCTTCAGATATTGGTGAAGATAGAGCAATGACCAATATGATCTTAAAACAAGGCTACCATGTTTTATTTCAAAGAAATGCATTTGCGTATACAAATGTTCCTGAAAAGTATACAGGGTTATATAAAATGTTCATCAGATGGGGTAGAAGTAACGTTCGTGAGAATATTGCAATGTCTCAATATGTTTTCACAAACTTTAGAGAAGGTTCTAAATTTGGATCAAGACTCTTATTTATTAGTCAAGCTCTAAAAATTATCATGACGTACCCATTCTTATTGTTTATGTTGTTCTTCATTATAACACATCCCATATTATTTGTAAGCTCTACATTGTTAAGTATTTTGGTAGTATCTACTTTCCCTGTATTGTTTTACGCAAAGAGATATAGCTTATCACAAGCATTTTGGGCGTATTCTTACAGTATTCTATTTACATTTGGGTTATTCTGGATTACCCCTTATGCAATAGCAACAGCAAGCAGAAGAGGTTGGTTAACAAGAGAGATTGCAGCTTAA
- the hisIE gene encoding bifunctional phosphoribosyl-AMP cyclohydrolase/phosphoribosyl-ATP diphosphatase HisIE, whose protein sequence is MMKIDFNKNTDGLIPAIIQDATTKNVLMLGYMNQEAFDKTQETNKVTFFSRTKKRLWTKGEESGNFLNLVAIKNDCDNDTLLITVNPVGPTCHKGTDTCWEEENTSSFGFLTKLEAIITDRKNNPENQDSYVASLFRKGINKVAQKVGEEAVEVVIEAKDNDDKLFLSESADLLFHYLILLQAKGFTLKDVEEILKKRN, encoded by the coding sequence CTGATGAAAATAGATTTCAATAAAAATACAGACGGATTAATACCTGCCATCATACAAGATGCAACAACAAAGAATGTTTTGATGTTGGGGTATATGAACCAAGAAGCTTTTGATAAGACACAAGAAACAAATAAAGTCACCTTTTTTAGTCGTACTAAAAAGCGCTTATGGACCAAAGGAGAAGAGAGTGGTAATTTCTTAAATCTTGTAGCTATTAAAAACGATTGTGATAATGATACTTTACTGATCACTGTAAATCCAGTAGGACCTACATGTCATAAAGGAACGGATACCTGTTGGGAAGAAGAAAATACAAGTTCTTTTGGATTCTTGACAAAGCTTGAAGCGATTATAACAGACCGTAAAAATAACCCAGAGAATCAAGACAGTTATGTGGCGTCACTTTTCAGAAAAGGGATTAATAAAGTAGCTCAAAAAGTAGGGGAAGAAGCCGTAGAAGTTGTTATTGAGGCAAAAGATAACGATGATAAATTATTTTTAAGTGAAAGTGCTGATTTGTTATTTCATTACTTGATACTGTTACAAGCGAAAGGATTTACTTTAAAAGATGTAGAAGAAATTTTGAAGAAGAGAAATTAA
- the hisF gene encoding imidazole glycerol phosphate synthase subunit HisF: MLTKRIIPCLDIKNGRTVKGINFVDLRDAGDPVELAEIYANSGADELVFLDISATEERRKTLADLVYRVAEKVNIPFTVGGGISSIEDVDILLHNGADKVSINSSAVKNPQLINDLSAKFGSQCIVVAIDAKLIDGEWIVHLVGGKVPTEIRLFDWAKEVEERGAGEILFTSMDNDGTKDGFANEALAKLSTELNIPIIASGGAGNMQHFTDTFIDGKADAALAASVFHFKEIEIVDLKKELKANGIPVRL, translated from the coding sequence ATGCTAACAAAACGAATAATACCTTGTTTAGATATTAAAAACGGACGTACCGTAAAAGGGATCAATTTTGTTGATTTACGTGATGCAGGCGATCCGGTAGAATTGGCAGAAATCTATGCAAATTCTGGAGCAGATGAGTTGGTCTTCTTAGATATTTCAGCTACCGAAGAACGACGTAAAACACTAGCTGATTTAGTCTATCGTGTAGCGGAAAAAGTAAATATCCCATTTACTGTTGGTGGTGGAATATCTTCTATTGAAGATGTAGATATATTGCTGCATAATGGTGCAGATAAGGTTTCTATTAACTCATCAGCTGTTAAAAATCCGCAATTAATAAATGATTTATCAGCAAAATTTGGTTCGCAATGTATTGTCGTTGCAATAGATGCAAAGCTGATTGATGGTGAGTGGATTGTGCATTTAGTGGGAGGGAAAGTACCTACTGAAATTCGCTTGTTTGATTGGGCAAAAGAAGTAGAAGAACGTGGCGCGGGTGAAATCTTATTCACCTCTATGGATAATGACGGTACCAAAGACGGTTTTGCGAATGAAGCACTTGCAAAATTATCAACAGAATTAAATATTCCTATCATTGCCTCTGGTGGCGCAGGGAATATGCAGCATTTTACAGATACTTTTATAGATGGTAAAGCAGATGCGGCACTTGCGGCTAGTGTATTCCATTTTAAAGAAATAGAAATAGTAGATTTGAAAAAAGAATTAAAGGCTAACGGTATTCCTGTTAGATTATAA
- the hisA gene encoding 1-(5-phosphoribosyl)-5-[(5-phosphoribosylamino)methylideneamino]imidazole-4-carboxamide isomerase, with translation MRIIPAIDIIDGKCVRLSKGDYDTKKIYNENPLEVAKDFEAHGIEYLHLVDLDGAKSKHIVNHKVLEQIASQTNLKIDFGGGLKTDEDLKIAFNSGASQITGGSIAVKDQDTFLGWIETYGAEKIILGADALNEKVAVSGWQEDSKQELIPFIQAYQDKGIVFVICTDISKDGMLQGPSFNLYERILNETGQGIDGSGIHLIASGGISTFDELPKLAELGCEGTIIGKAIYENRISLKQLEDYILSK, from the coding sequence ATGAGAATTATCCCAGCAATAGATATTATAGACGGTAAATGTGTTCGGCTTTCAAAAGGTGATTATGACACTAAGAAAATTTACAATGAAAATCCACTTGAAGTCGCCAAAGATTTTGAGGCGCACGGAATTGAATATTTACATTTAGTAGACTTAGATGGAGCCAAGTCTAAACATATTGTAAATCATAAGGTATTAGAACAAATAGCGTCACAAACCAATTTGAAAATCGATTTTGGTGGTGGTTTAAAGACCGATGAGGATTTGAAAATAGCTTTCAATAGTGGAGCTTCTCAAATTACAGGCGGAAGCATTGCGGTAAAAGATCAGGACACATTTTTAGGTTGGATAGAAACTTACGGAGCTGAAAAAATTATCTTGGGAGCCGATGCTTTAAATGAAAAAGTGGCAGTTTCAGGGTGGCAGGAAGATTCTAAACAAGAACTAATACCATTTATTCAGGCTTATCAGGATAAGGGAATTGTATTTGTTATCTGTACAGACATTAGTAAAGACGGCATGTTGCAAGGACCTTCGTTTAATTTGTATGAACGTATTTTAAACGAAACAGGTCAAGGAATTGATGGAAGTGGAATTCATTTGATTGCCTCAGGAGGTATTTCTACCTTTGATGAGTTGCCTAAATTAGCGGAACTAGGTTGTGAGGGAACTATCATTGGAAAAGCTATTTACGAGAATAGAATCAGTTTAAAACAATTAGAAGATTACATACTTTCTAAATAA